A window of Saccopteryx leptura isolate mSacLep1 chromosome 5, mSacLep1_pri_phased_curated, whole genome shotgun sequence contains these coding sequences:
- the LOC136406456 gene encoding histone H2A-Bbd type 1-like gives MGHSRKNAANIRSRKRRYRHHHKKHATSRTARAELQFPVSRMDRHLRDGHYAQRLSSLTPVFLAGVLEYLVAYLLELASKEADNRHRGRITSKDMKRMVENNPQQLHCLLSMTPILEMMGFLHPGRIDARVPEPADLCNSLS, from the coding sequence ATGGGCCACTCCCGGAAAAATGCAGCAAACATCAGGTCTAGGAAAAGAAGATACCGGCACCATCATAAGAAGCATGCCACCTCCCGCACAGCTAGAGCCGAGCTGCAATTCCCTGTGAGTCGTATGGACCGCCACCTGCGAGATGGTCACTATGCCCAGCGCCTGTCCTCGCTGACCCCTGTTTTCCTCGCTGGCGTTCTTGAGTACTTGGTGGCCTACCTTCTGGAGCTGGCGAGCAAGGAGGCTGACAACCGTCACAGGGGGCGTATCACCTCAAAAGACATGAAGAGAATGGTAGAAAACAATCCGCAGCAGCTCCACTGCCTTTTGAGCATGACACCGATACTTGAGATGATGGGATTCCTCCATCCAGGAAGAATTGATGCCAGGGTCCCAGAGCCTGCAGACCTCTGCAACAGTCTCAGCTAG